In Pseudohongiella acticola, the sequence CCTGAGCTGGCCAACCTTGAGGTCGCAATTGAAGATGGCCCTGGTGGTTTCCCGGTCACCGAACCCGCCAACCATGAAATGACCATTCGTGAATTGATGTCGCACACAGGCGGACTCACTTACGGGTTATTCTCCCGATCGCAGGTCGACTCGCAGTATGTCGCAGCCAACATTCTGGACACCGAAGGCACATTGCAGGACATGATCGATAAACTATCGCGCATTCCGCTACGCCAGCAACCCGGCACACTGTGGCACTACAGCGTGTCCGTGGATGTTCAGGGTCGCCTTGTTGAAGTGTTATCCGGCATGCCGTTTGACGAATTTCTGCAGGAACGCATCTTTGAGCCGCTGGGCATGACCGATACCGGGTTTTATGTTCCAGAAGACAAACGTGATCGTTTCGCAACCATGTACATGTCCGGCCAGAACGGACTGACCGCACCAAACGATGGTTTCGGCGGTGATTATGCTGCCCCCGTTTCTTTTCATAGTGGCGGCGGCGGACTTGCATCGACAATTACAGATTACATGCGCTTCACGCAGATGCTGGCGAATGGCGGCGAATTCAACGGTGAGCGTTTGCTGGAAGAAACCTCGGTCGAGGCGATGCGCAGCAACCAGTTGCCAGCCGGCATGGACGAAATCCCTGGTTATCCGGGCAACCAGTTTGGTCTGAACTTTGCGCTCGTGACCGATCCGGCGAGAAATGATGGCGTCAGTGAAGGCAGCTACTGGTGGTGGGGAATCGGTGGCACCTGGTTCTGGATTGATCCGGTGCAGGATCTGGTTTTTATCGGCATGATCCAGAACCGCAACCTGGGTTATGCTCGACAACTGCAGGGTATCAGCAAGCGCATGGTTTATGATGCGATCGCTGAATAAATACTCTGCTCAAGCAGATCTTTAGGTAATGACCCCGCTATAGGCATGTCGCTAACATTACTGGCTGCTGCCAGAGCAGCGAACAGAAGGGGGTGGTACTTTTCGCATGGCGAAAAGTAACGCACCCCCTTCTTCTTTGGCTACTGCGGTGCGGCTTTCTCAGGTCATAACCCGGTCGTTATTGCCGCAGCTGTTTTGCCAGTCTGACTCGCCACTGCAGATAAAAGAGAGGCCACGGCGCGTGACCTTTGCTGGCCAAAGCCCACCGCCCTGGTCTCTCCTGCCACTGGCCGTAGCGTCCTTAATTCATACAGTCTTTAATTTCGTCCGCTATCAGCGGCGCAGAATCATCAGCCAGCGACCGATGTTGAGAATGTTGGCGAGCGCACCGGCAAAATAAGTCAGGGCCGCCGCTTTAAGCACCTGCCGCGCGCCCCTGTGCTGATCAGACGAGATGTATTCACCATCCACCAGAATGGGTAAAGCCTTGTTGAAACTGGCATCCCACTCCTCCGGCAATACAATCAGATACGCCAGTGCTCCCAGCAGTTGGAACAATACACTCAGCCCGATGACGATGCCGATTGCGATGGGGGAACGCAGCACCATCGCCGCAACCGGCACCGAGACCATCAACGCCACGCCTATTTTGCTGAACCTGGCCGCAGTGGGCATGTATTTCTGACGCAACTCAAATATCGCTTCGTTGCGGTGGAACTGTATCGCATGTCCCACTTCATGAGCGGCGACTGCGACCGCCGTGACAGACCGACCTTTGTAATTACTCGGACTTAAACGGACCGCGCGAGCGGCCGGATCAAAGTGATCGCGGCCCTCCTCGGTCGATTCCACGATAACGCCTTCCAGACGGAAGCGAGATATCAGGTGTTCCGCCAACTCACCACCGGTGCCGGACATGGCCGGGTCGTCGCGGTGGTGCTTTTTCATTACATAATTGACCCACATCTGTGGGAAGAACGCCAACACTGCCAGTAACAACCCCAGGACCAGCAATAGCATTGTCAGAACCCACGCAGACTGGCGTATCGATCACGGTGAAAAACGGCATCGCCCAGTGTCTGCTGGGCCACACGGGCACGCTTCAGGAAGAAACCGATATCAAACTCGTCAGTCATGCCAATACCACCATGCATCTGCACGCCTTCATTGCTGACCAGCATATAGACCTCCGACAACTTGGCTTTGCACATGCTTGCCAGCGCCGGTATGTCTTCGCCGGCATCGCCACGATCCAGTTCATATAAGGCTTTAAGCACCAGTGATTTGCATAGCTCAATTTCCGAATACATGATGGCGGCACGGTGTTGCAGCGCCTGAAATGCACCAATAGGCACTCCGAACTGGGTTCGCTGCTTCATATACTCGACAGTCTGTTCAAATACCTCCTGAACGCCGCCCAGCATTTCCGCGGCGAGGCCTATGCGACCAATATCCAGGGTGCGCGATAACGCTGGCCAGCCTTTATTTTCTTCTCCCAACAGGGCCTCAGCAGGTACTTCAACATCAACAAATTGAATGTTGCCAGCATTGCGGTTATCGACCATGTGCAATCTCTGAATGTCGACACCCTGACTCAATGGGTCGACCAGAAACAGACTGATGCCGTGCTGCTGCCCGGTCTCGCCTTCCGTACGGGCAACCACGATCAATTGATCGGCTACGTGGGCATCGAGGACAAAATCCTTGCTGCCATTGAGTATATAACCTGAACCGGTTTGCACGGCTTTCAGTTCGATATGCAGCGGATTATGAATAGCGGTTTCTTCCAGCGCCAGCGCCATCAGGCTCTCGCCATTGGCGATACCGGGCAGCAGCTCCTGCTTTTGCTCGTCGCTGCCGGCCAGATTGATCAGCGTCGCGCTCAATAACACCGTTGATATCAGCGGGGTCGGCACCAGCGTCCGCCCCGTTTCCTCAAGCACCAGCCCAAGACCGGAATAGCCGAATTCAAAGCCGCCATACGCTTCCGGAATAGCCATGCCGGCCCAGCCCAGCTCGACCATGGCCTGCCACAACTCTTCGGAATAACCATCGGGGTTCCTGTTGTCCCGCAGACCACGCATTACTGAGATGGGTGCCTGTTCGCGGCAAAAATCACGGGCCGATTGCTGCAACATCAGTTGATCTTCATTTAATACCATTGTCATGACTCAAGATCCCTCTTTCTATTTCGCCGCAGCGTTTTTTGCGGCCGCAGCGTTCTTAGCCGCTGCATTACTGACCATGGATGTCATATCAGGCAGGTCCAGTACGCGTTTGGCAATGACGTTCAATTGCACTTCATAAGTGCCGCCCTCAATCGAGTTGCCTTTGGAGCGTAACCACTGCCGCGCAACCGCCAGTTCCTGTGCCGAAAAATCACTTTCGTCTTCAGTCAGTGACTCCCAGCCCAGTGCCTGTGTCCCTGCGGCCTGAAGCGCCAACTCATAGCGGCGTTTGTTTAGTTCACAGCCATAATTCTTCAGCATTGACGATGTTGCATTTGGCCCCTTGCTTTGTTTCGCCTCTTGGGCAGAACGCAGGGAGGTCAGGCCAAACGCCTCACTGTCTATCCTGAACTGTGCAATCTGGTCACGCAGCACCGGATCCGAGAGCTCCACCACATCGCCACGGTACAACATTGCGGTTTCAGCCAGGTTGTCTGCCAGACCGCCACGATTGTTGCGACCACTGGTGAGACCAAACGCGGAAATCATGGTGCGTTCGTGCTGCAGCAGACGCTTTGCAATACTCCAGCCATCGTTGAGACGTCCTACCAGATTGCCTGCGGGCACCCTGACGTCATCAAAGAAGGTTTCGCAAAACACTGAATTACCGCTGATGAGCTTGATCGGTTTGGTACTGACACCCGGACTTGCCATATCAAACAGAATAAAGCTGATGCCGCTGTGTTTGGGCGCTTCAAAGTCAGTGCGTACCAGGCAAAATATCCAGTCGGCCTGATCGGCGTAGGAGGTCCAGATTTTTGAGCCATTGATGATGTAGTCGTCACCCGCCAGTATTGCCTTGGTGCCCAGCCCGGCGAGATCCGATCCGGCACCGGGCTCGCTGTAACCCTGACACCAGCGTATCTCACCGCGAATGATGCCGGGAATATGCGCCAGCTTTTGCTCATGCGTTGCCATCTCCAGCAACACAGGCCCCAGCATGCTGATACCGAAGCTGACCAGGGGCACTCTCGCCTTGATGCGCTGCATTTCCTCCGCCAGAATCAGGTTTTCAGCTTTACTCAAGCCACCGCCACCGTATTCGGCGGGCCAGGTTGGGGTGGTCCAGCCCTTGGCAGCCATGCGTTCCAGCCACAGCTTGCTGTCCGGGTTTTTGAACACTGCGTTTCGTCCACCCCAGACGGTTTCGTCTTCGGGCATGGGCGTACGCATGGAGGCTGGACAATTCTCCTCCAGCCAGGCGCGGGTTTCCGCGCGAAATGCTTCCAGTTCGGGCAAAACACACCTCCGATTAACCAAAATATGAATATCTGTCAGCGCTAAAGTCTAACAAGCAGCACGCAGAAACACTATGGAAAAACCGGGGTGAAATCAACGAAATTTATAAATATCGTCGGCTTTATACGCAGCCGTGATAGTCAGCGAATCAGACCAAGCATTCGCGGCAAGCGCCCATCGATAAACATAAGCCCGACAAAAATCACCAGCATACCTAGCAGGTGCGATGGCAGTATCACCTCGCCCAGAAATATCAGCCCCAGAATGATCGCTGATACGGGTGCAATCAATGTTGTCGTGGAGAAGTTGGTAGCTCCAACCAGTGGTAGCAGTCGATACATGACCTGAAAGGTGAAGGCGGTTGAAATCAATCCAATCGCCAGTGCCGCCAGCCAGGTTCCCGGCATTGTCATCACCGGCAAACCCTCAACTGACAACGCCACCGGTAACGCAATAACAGCGGCGCCAGTCAGCGCGATGCAGGTCAATGCAGTGGGTTCAACGGCCCGAAAACTACGCGCGATGTTCAACGCCAGGGCATAACACAGAGTAGCCAGCAGACACGCAGCTATCGCCCACAGACGAGTGTCGCCACCGGCACTGAGGGCAGGCAATGCAAGAATGGCGACGCCGGTAAAACCGACCATTACACCAATGCTTCGCGTCCAGGTGATGCGCTCACCGTTCACCCAAAAGTGCGCCACTATCACTGTCATGATCGGTGTCAGGGCGTTGATAATGGCCGCCACGCCGCTGGCGAGGCTGGCCTGTGCAAGTGGGAACAGGGCAAAAGGAATGGCGTAATTCAGAACGCCCAGCATGCCCAGCCGTAGCCATAATCCCGGATCACGCGGAATCGGCTTGCGCATGGCAAACAGGAATAGCCAGCAACCCAACGCACCAATGCTGACCCGCAGCGCCGTCACCCACAACGGCCCCAGCTCACGAATCAGTAGCGCGTTGAATATGAACGAGCCGCCCCAGATTCCGCCCAGTGCTACTATCCAGAACCATTCCCGCAACGTCATTCAGTCTCTTCCCTAAAATAATCCAACACTACCCTTGGGCTGCGGCATACGCTCACCGGAAACCGGGAAAAGAGGAATGGGTATTTCAATCCACAATCGCCTGATTAACAACGTTGTGAAAACCCTCACGAATTCGAATGTGCGAATACGGGCGTATCTGCGTCAACACGATCGCCACCAGTTCTTCAGCGGGATCAATCCAGAACAGCGTACCAAACGCGCCACCCCAGGATACCGAACCTTCAGAATCAGAGGTATGCGCGACTGCGCGATCCAGCACGACCGAGTAACCCAGACCGAACCCCATGCCTGGCCCGCTGAGCCACAGCGGCAGATCACCGGTATGATTGGCAAACATCAGTTCGACGGTTTTGGGACCCAGCAGGCGCACACCATCAAGCTCACCGCCATTGAGCATCATCTGTTGAAAACGGATGTAGTCATGGGCAGTTGATACCAGACCGCCCGCACCCGAGAAGAATGTGGTCGGTTCAGCAACGTAGCGGCTATTCTGATCACCGACCTCGGTCAGCATCATTCGATTGTTATTGTCCGCATCAGGCCCGTACAGCGTGGCAAACCGATCCACCTTGTCTGCCGGCAGGTAAAAATAGGTATCGTGCATCTGCAGCGGCGTGAAAACCCGTTCGCGCAGGAAGGTATCCAGATCCTGTCCGGAGATTACTTCAACCAGTCGCCCCACAACACTGGTCGCTGCCGAGTACTCCCAGCGTGTGCCCGGCTCGTAGCGCAGCGGCAGTGTCGCCAGGCGCTCAGTCCAGCTGGCCAGATCTTCGTCACCACGGACAGCCGATACCTGAGAGTAACGCGGCACGTCGCCGCGATAGCTGTTCATCAGCCCTGCGGTATGGGTCAGGATATGGGTAAAACTGATAGGTGTTTGTGCTGGCCGCAGGCTGGTACTGCCATCTTCGTTTTCAACTTCGAGCATCATGTCGCTGAATTCTGGCAACCAGTCCGAAATCGGATCATCAAGCTGAAACCAGCCTTCCTCATAAAGCATCATCAAGGCCATTGAGGCAATGGGCTTGGTCATCGACGCCATACGGAAAATGGTGTCGGTGGTCATTTCCTGAGCGCGCTCGACGTCCTTCATGCCGTGCGCCTCAAAATGCACAACCTTGCCCCGGCGCGCAACCAGCGTCACCGTGCCTGCGACCATTTCGTCGTCGATGTAACGCTGCATGAAGTCATCAATTCGGGTGAGCCGTTGCGCCGACATACCGACGCTTTCGGGACTTGCCATGGGCAGTCCGGATGCCGGTGTGTCTGCCGACGCAGAGAAAGACAAACCGAGCAGTAGCGGCATCAGGTATTGAGTTATTCGCATGTTGCAGTCCCCGTTCATTATTATTGACTTGAACTGTCAGTATACACGAAGGCGGGGGCGCCTCTAGGCCCAGACAGGCCGGTTAGGTCCACTTTACAGGCGCCGCAAAGTGGACCTCGCGTGGCATCAGCCGCGTGGCATCAGCCGCGCAGCACCACACGCCCCTGTACCTGACCTGCTTTCAGATCCGCCAGCGCCTGACTGGCCTGATCCAGCGCCCGCTCCTCGATCCTGATCGGAGCAATGCGACCAGCCCGGACCAACTCCATCAGCTCGCCCATCTCCTGCAGACTGCCAACGTAGGTGCCCTGGATGATGCGGGCATTCATTGGAATGAACGGCAGTGGAATATTGAGGGCGCCACCATAAAGCCCAACGATGATGATCTTGCCGCCTTTACGCAGGCAGCCCAGACCGTAATTGACAGAAGCCTCTGCACCAACAAAATCAATGGCTGCAAACGCCCCGCCACCGGTCAGCTTCTTGATCTCCTTCACCGTCGCTCTGTCCCCCGAATTGAAGACTGCCTTGGCGCCAAGCGCTTTTGCAGCCTCCAGTTTGGCGTCATCAATATCAACCACGATGGGTTTGATGCCCTGCGCCAGCGCAACCTGCAATGCCATCATACCAACGCCGCCAGCACCGATCAGGACGACTTCATCGCCTTCGGTCAGTGCGCCGACTTTTTTCAGAGCACTGTATGCGGTCAGGCCGGAGCAGGCATAGGTGGATGCCAGTGAGTCGTCGACGCTGCCTTTGTCAAACAGATAACGCGGATGCGGCACCATGACATGATCGGCAAAACCGCCCTGGGCCACAGTGCCCAGACCACGGCCCGGCGTGCACAAGTGCTCATCCCCACGACGGCAGGATGCACATTCGCCACAACCGATCCATGGATACACCACACGACGGTCACCGACGCTGACATCTTTCGCATCAGGCCCTACCGCCACTACTTCACCAAAGATTTCGTGACCCAGTACCAGCCCAGGTCGACCAACCTCAAGTTTCTTGTCATTGCCCAGATTGAATTCACCGTCGTGCAGGTGAATATCTGAATGGCATACACCGCAGGCCACCATTTTCACCAGCACCTGTGTATCTGTGGGTGCCGGGGTTTCAGTCTCTATGCGCTCCAGCGGCGCGCCGGGCGCCGCAGTCTGATAAGCAATCATGCGATGCTCCTTTATGAGTTTTCTTTGGCCCAGTCAGCAAAAGTTTTGCCTTCGCTGGCCAGTTTGACCAGCAACGGTGCCGGTTGCCAATAGTCCTCACCCAGTGTGCGGGCAAACTCATTAATACGGGCAACCACGTTCTTCAGACCGACCTCATCGGCGTAGAACATGGGGCCGCCCTTGGCGACAGGGAAACCGTAGCCGTACAGGTAGACCACATCGATATCACCCGGACGTTGCGCAATACCCTCTTCCAGAATCAGCGCACCTTCGTTGATCAGCGGGAAGAACAGACGATCAACAATTTCCTGCTTGCTGATTTCACGCTGCTCAATGCCCAGCTCTTTGGCCTTGTCGCGAATCAATGCTTCCACCTCGGGGTCATTCTGGCGCGCGCGGGTTGCTGCATCATATTTGTAATACCCGGCACCCGACTTCTGACCCATACGACCCATTTCCACCAGCGCAGTGGCAATGCAATGCGTCTTCGGGTCGTGCTCGACGTCGGTACGTGCCTGACGTGCCTTGTAGCCAATATCCAGCCCGGCCAGATCGCCCACGGCCAGCGGGCCCATGGCCATGCCAAACTCTTCTGCGGCCGAGTCAACCTGCTCTGGCGTTGCACCATCAAGCAACAGCATGTGCGCCTGACGACCGTAGCCCTGAAGCATGCGGTTGCCGATAAAACCGTAGCAGACACGTGACAGGGCACACACTTTGCCAATTTTCTTGCCAATCTGCATTACCGTGGCCAGCACATCGTCAGCAGTCTTGTCAGCGCGAACAACTTCCAGTAGTTTCATCACGTTGGCTGGACTGAAGAAGTGCATACCGACAACATCCTGCGGACGCTTGGTAGCTTCAGCAATCAGATTGACATCCTGATAGGAGGTATTGGAAGCCAGGATAGCGCCGGGCTTGCACGCAGCATCCAGCTTGGCGAATACCTCTTTTTTGATATCGGGGTTCTCGAACACAGCTTCAATCGCCAGGTCAACATCACCCAGATCAGCATAATCCGTTGTGCCACTGATCAGTTCCATACGCTTGCCCATATCCTGCTCGGACAGGCGACCTTTCTGGACGGTAATGGTGTAATTCTTGCGAATAATACCAAGACCACGCTCAAGCGCTTCGTCATTGATCTCCACCATCACCACCGGGATACCGGCATTGGCGAAACACATGGCAATGCCACCACCCATGGTGCCGCCGCCGATGATGGCTACTTTCTTGATCTCGCGAACCGGTGTGCCTTTGGGCAGATCCTTGATTTTTGCCGCTTCACGCTCGGCAAAGAAGGCATGACGCATGGCGCGCGACTGAGGTGAGGTCACCAGTTCGGTAAACAGTTCACGCTCGACCGCCAGGCCGTCGTCCATGGATTTGTTAACCGCCGCTTCGACACAGGAAACAATCCTGTCCTGTGCGATCTGACCACGAGCGCGTTTGGCCAACGCCTTGCGATAGCCGTCAAAGAAGCCGGGCTCGATGCTGGCCGGATCAATAGTGATATCCCGCACACGCTTCAATGGCGCCCCTGATTCCACCAGGTCCTGCGCGTAGGCCACAGCCGCCGCCTGCAGATCATCGCCGCTCAGCACTTCATCAATCAGCCCCATGTCACTCGCCTTGTTGGCAGCAACCGGATCACCTTTGGTGATCATGTCCAGGGCAGCTTTTGCACCGGCAATACGAGGTACCCGTTGCGTACCGCCTGCGCCGGGCAACAAACCCAGTTTCACTTCGGGCAAACCGACCTTGGCTGACGCAATCGCACATCGATAATGACAGCACAGTGCAGTTTCAAAGCCGCCACCAAGCGCGGTGCCGTGGATGGCGGCAACCACCAGCTTGGACGAGTTCTCCAAAGCGGTCAAAACGTCTGGCAGTGAAGGTTCTTTGGGTGGCTTGCCAAATTCAGTGATATCGGCACCCGCAATAAATGTGCGCCCCTCACACATCAGCACCAACGCCTCGGTATCATCGTTCTGGGCGTTCTGCACTGCAGTCAGAATACCTTCACGGACTGCCTGCGAAAGGGCATTGACGGGTGGACTGTCTACCTTGATAACACCGATATTCTTGACAACTTCGTAACTGACGACACTGGACATGAGTGAATCCTTTACATTATTTTAAGAAAATTTAGACTCCGGGAACCAACGCCCGCTGGCACTGCATCATGAGCACCAAATATTAAAACGCTGATTCCGGAATCAAGTTAAATCTGATCAATCAAGACGTTCTATAACAGCAGCAACACCCTGGCCGATACCGATACACAGGCTGACCATGGCATAACGGCCACCGGTTCGCTCGAGCTCGCGCAAGGTTGTCAACGCAATGCGAGCGCCGGACGCCCCCAGTGGATGACCTATGGCAATTGCACCACCATTGGGATTAACCCGTGGATCGTTAAAATCCACTTCCAGCATTTTCAGACAACCCAGCACCTGAGTCGCGAATGCTTCGTTGATTTCAATGATATCCATATCGGACAGCTTCAATCCGGCACGATCCAGTGCCTTGCGCGCTGCAAACACCGGCCCCAGGCCCATTACTCTAGGCTCAACCCCTGCCACAGCACCGGCAATGATGCGGGCGCGCGGTTTAACGCCATATTTTTCACCCATGGCGGCATTGCCAATAATCAACGCTGCCGCACCGTCATTGATGCCGGACGCATTACCCGCCGTGACCACGCCACCTTCAAACAGCGGACGCAGCCCGCCAAGTACGTCAACGGTGGAGTCCGCACGAGGATGCTCATCTGCATCCACCACACGCGGCGGCTTTTTACGACCTTGCGGCACCTCTATCGGAATGATTTCATCCTTGAAGAAACCGGCAACGCGTGCTGCCTCATATTTGGCTTGTGAGGCCGCCGCAAAGGCATCGCTGTCCTGGCGGCTGATGCCCAGATCAGAGGCAATATTGTCTGCCGTCTGAGGCATAGTATCATCACCAAATCCTTTAGATATCAACGGATTGGTAAATCTTGCCCCCAGGGTACTGTCGGCGATCTGCTGACCACGATCGAATGCAGACTGCGCTTTCGACAGAATCAAAGGCGCACGGCTCATTGATTCCACCCCACCGGCCACAAACAGGGCACCTTCACCGGATTTGACACCACGACTGGCATCCAGCACGGCCGCCAGACCAGAGCCGCACAGACGGTTCACCGTCAGACCAGCCACTGATGTCGGCATACCAGCCAGCAGCGCGGCAAATCGACCCACGTTACGACAGTCTTCGCCGGCCTGGTTGGTATTGCCCATGATGACATCTTCATAGGCCTCCGGGTTGAACACATTTCGTCCCACCACGGTTCTTATCACATGAGCAAGCAGATCATCAGGACGCAGTGGTGACAACGCGCCACCGTGACGGCCGAATGCGGAGCGGCCACCATCATAAATAAAGGCTTCTTGTAATTGACTCATAGCACTGTTCTCTTGTTCCCCATAGCATGCAAAATAAGCAGGGCCGCAATGGTAGCACAAGCAAACATACCGTGGAATTCGACTCGGGACGGGCAATCGCGTTATTATGACGAGCTTTCGTTCTATAGAATTATTGGCAACGTTTACGGCAGAGGCTAAGCATGATACGAGACCAGGAAACGCTTAATCAACTTATTGATATTGTTGATCGTTTTGTTCGCGAGCGGTTGGTTCCCGCCGAGCACCAGGTGGCTGAAGAATATAAAGTTCCTGACGACATTATTCAGGAAATGAAGGA encodes:
- a CDS encoding serine hydrolase domain-containing protein, with product MKRLLLPTRLAGLLLVGSTLATLAFAPSLVAQERDLSRASPEEVGLSADGVNDLADAMRKEVDEGNLAGVVSALMRNGKLVHLDAYGYQSIADQEPVTEDTIFRIFSMTKPVTSVAMMMLLEEGKFSLDDAVSQYIPELANLEVAIEDGPGGFPVTEPANHEMTIRELMSHTGGLTYGLFSRSQVDSQYVAANILDTEGTLQDMIDKLSRIPLRQQPGTLWHYSVSVDVQGRLVEVLSGMPFDEFLQERIFEPLGMTDTGFYVPEDKRDRFATMYMSGQNGLTAPNDGFGGDYAAPVSFHSGGGGLASTITDYMRFTQMLANGGEFNGERLLEETSVEAMRSNQLPAGMDEIPGYPGNQFGLNFALVTDPARNDGVSEGSYWWWGIGGTWFWIDPVQDLVFIGMIQNRNLGYARQLQGISKRMVYDAIAE
- a CDS encoding 3-oxoadipyl-CoA thiolase, which translates into the protein MSQLQEAFIYDGGRSAFGRHGGALSPLRPDDLLAHVIRTVVGRNVFNPEAYEDVIMGNTNQAGEDCRNVGRFAALLAGMPTSVAGLTVNRLCGSGLAAVLDASRGVKSGEGALFVAGGVESMSRAPLILSKAQSAFDRGQQIADSTLGARFTNPLISKGFGDDTMPQTADNIASDLGISRQDSDAFAAASQAKYEAARVAGFFKDEIIPIEVPQGRKKPPRVVDADEHPRADSTVDVLGGLRPLFEGGVVTAGNASGINDGAAALIIGNAAMGEKYGVKPRARIIAGAVAGVEPRVMGLGPVFAARKALDRAGLKLSDMDIIEINEAFATQVLGCLKMLEVDFNDPRVNPNGGAIAIGHPLGASGARIALTTLRELERTGGRYAMVSLCIGIGQGVAAVIERLD
- a CDS encoding acyl-CoA dehydrogenase family protein; the protein is MPELEAFRAETRAWLEENCPASMRTPMPEDETVWGGRNAVFKNPDSKLWLERMAAKGWTTPTWPAEYGGGGLSKAENLILAEEMQRIKARVPLVSFGISMLGPVLLEMATHEQKLAHIPGIIRGEIRWCQGYSEPGAGSDLAGLGTKAILAGDDYIINGSKIWTSYADQADWIFCLVRTDFEAPKHSGISFILFDMASPGVSTKPIKLISGNSVFCETFFDDVRVPAGNLVGRLNDGWSIAKRLLQHERTMISAFGLTSGRNNRGGLADNLAETAMLYRGDVVELSDPVLRDQIAQFRIDSEAFGLTSLRSAQEAKQSKGPNATSSMLKNYGCELNKRRYELALQAAGTQALGWESLTEDESDFSAQELAVARQWLRSKGNSIEGGTYEVQLNVIAKRVLDLPDMTSMVSNAAAKNAAAAKNAAAK
- a CDS encoding acyl-CoA dehydrogenase family protein, with product MTMVLNEDQLMLQQSARDFCREQAPISVMRGLRDNRNPDGYSEELWQAMVELGWAGMAIPEAYGGFEFGYSGLGLVLEETGRTLVPTPLISTVLLSATLINLAGSDEQKQELLPGIANGESLMALALEETAIHNPLHIELKAVQTGSGYILNGSKDFVLDAHVADQLIVVARTEGETGQQHGISLFLVDPLSQGVDIQRLHMVDNRNAGNIQFVDVEVPAEALLGEENKGWPALSRTLDIGRIGLAAEMLGGVQEVFEQTVEYMKQRTQFGVPIGAFQALQHRAAIMYSEIELCKSLVLKALYELDRGDAGEDIPALASMCKAKLSEVYMLVSNEGVQMHGGIGMTDEFDIGFFLKRARVAQQTLGDAVFHRDRYASLRGF
- a CDS encoding DMT family transporter translates to MTLREWFWIVALGGIWGGSFIFNALLIRELGPLWVTALRVSIGALGCWLFLFAMRKPIPRDPGLWLRLGMLGVLNYAIPFALFPLAQASLASGVAAIINALTPIMTVIVAHFWVNGERITWTRSIGVMVGFTGVAILALPALSAGGDTRLWAIAACLLATLCYALALNIARSFRAVEPTALTCIALTGAAVIALPVALSVEGLPVMTMPGTWLAALAIGLISTAFTFQVMYRLLPLVGATNFSTTTLIAPVSAIILGLIFLGEVILPSHLLGMLVIFVGLMFIDGRLPRMLGLIR
- a CDS encoding serine hydrolase domain-containing protein — encoded protein: MRITQYLMPLLLGLSFSASADTPASGLPMASPESVGMSAQRLTRIDDFMQRYIDDEMVAGTVTLVARRGKVVHFEAHGMKDVERAQEMTTDTIFRMASMTKPIASMALMMLYEEGWFQLDDPISDWLPEFSDMMLEVENEDGSTSLRPAQTPISFTHILTHTAGLMNSYRGDVPRYSQVSAVRGDEDLASWTERLATLPLRYEPGTRWEYSAATSVVGRLVEVISGQDLDTFLRERVFTPLQMHDTYFYLPADKVDRFATLYGPDADNNNRMMLTEVGDQNSRYVAEPTTFFSGAGGLVSTAHDYIRFQQMMLNGGELDGVRLLGPKTVELMFANHTGDLPLWLSGPGMGFGLGYSVVLDRAVAHTSDSEGSVSWGGAFGTLFWIDPAEELVAIVLTQIRPYSHIRIREGFHNVVNQAIVD
- a CDS encoding 3-hydroxyacyl-CoA dehydrogenase NAD-binding domain-containing protein; its protein translation is MSSVVSYEVVKNIGVIKVDSPPVNALSQAVREGILTAVQNAQNDDTEALVLMCEGRTFIAGADITEFGKPPKEPSLPDVLTALENSSKLVVAAIHGTALGGGFETALCCHYRCAIASAKVGLPEVKLGLLPGAGGTQRVPRIAGAKAALDMITKGDPVAANKASDMGLIDEVLSGDDLQAAAVAYAQDLVESGAPLKRVRDITIDPASIEPGFFDGYRKALAKRARGQIAQDRIVSCVEAAVNKSMDDGLAVERELFTELVTSPQSRAMRHAFFAEREAAKIKDLPKGTPVREIKKVAIIGGGTMGGGIAMCFANAGIPVVMVEINDEALERGLGIIRKNYTITVQKGRLSEQDMGKRMELISGTTDYADLGDVDLAIEAVFENPDIKKEVFAKLDAACKPGAILASNTSYQDVNLIAEATKRPQDVVGMHFFSPANVMKLLEVVRADKTADDVLATVMQIGKKIGKVCALSRVCYGFIGNRMLQGYGRQAHMLLLDGATPEQVDSAAEEFGMAMGPLAVGDLAGLDIGYKARQARTDVEHDPKTHCIATALVEMGRMGQKSGAGYYKYDAATRARQNDPEVEALIRDKAKELGIEQREISKQEIVDRLFFPLINEGALILEEGIAQRPGDIDVVYLYGYGFPVAKGGPMFYADEVGLKNVVARINEFARTLGEDYWQPAPLLVKLASEGKTFADWAKENS
- a CDS encoding zinc metallopeptidase: MLLLVLGLLLAVLAFFPQMWVNYVMKKHHRDDPAMSGTGGELAEHLISRFRLEGVIVESTEEGRDHFDPAARAVRLSPSNYKGRSVTAVAVAAHEVGHAIQFHRNEAIFELRQKYMPTAARFSKIGVALMVSVPVAAMVLRSPIAIGIVIGLSVLFQLLGALAYLIVLPEEWDASFNKALPILVDGEYISSDQHRGARQVLKAAALTYFAGALANILNIGRWLMILRR
- a CDS encoding alcohol dehydrogenase gives rise to the protein MIAYQTAAPGAPLERIETETPAPTDTQVLVKMVACGVCHSDIHLHDGEFNLGNDKKLEVGRPGLVLGHEIFGEVVAVGPDAKDVSVGDRRVVYPWIGCGECASCRRGDEHLCTPGRGLGTVAQGGFADHVMVPHPRYLFDKGSVDDSLASTYACSGLTAYSALKKVGALTEGDEVVLIGAGGVGMMALQVALAQGIKPIVVDIDDAKLEAAKALGAKAVFNSGDRATVKEIKKLTGGGAFAAIDFVGAEASVNYGLGCLRKGGKIIIVGLYGGALNIPLPFIPMNARIIQGTYVGSLQEMGELMELVRAGRIAPIRIEERALDQASQALADLKAGQVQGRVVLRG